Proteins co-encoded in one Haloarcula pelagica genomic window:
- a CDS encoding chemotaxis protein CheC, with amino-acid sequence MNVEIQSLGTFNQLAHEGAQQATASMSQMTGIDASVDVTKITLVPRADVGEELKGRDFVGVQFDFEGVMDGETVLVFDADSADTMVETLVPGGASDAAMAQSGVEEIGNIMMSGFIDGWADYLGATIDHSPPEYIEKSGADVLPEAPEHDAHDQVFVFKSEIEWVNESVNFYIYMLPEYESLTETMMSNADTDGDAIPIDKLETFNEMTESGTEQAASNVEMMTGIQTEAEVTQISFAPITDVPKQIGTETYVGTVVEFTGVPSGYLLVLFDEESAVTVAEAMMPVEIDSDELTDQHKAAIEELGNIMTSGFVDGWANVLQTSVDHTPPRLVHDMGRAIVDPLAAQVGQHQEHAFIIDSEMHTPDVDFAAEIHALPNEKELRAALDDLDVERADETDASVEQIFE; translated from the coding sequence GCAGGCGACGGCGTCGATGTCCCAGATGACGGGGATCGACGCCAGCGTCGACGTGACGAAGATCACGCTCGTCCCGCGGGCCGACGTGGGCGAGGAACTGAAGGGGAGAGACTTCGTCGGCGTCCAGTTCGACTTCGAGGGCGTCATGGACGGGGAGACGGTGTTGGTCTTCGACGCCGACTCGGCAGACACCATGGTCGAGACGCTGGTCCCCGGCGGTGCGAGCGACGCGGCGATGGCACAGAGCGGCGTCGAGGAGATCGGCAACATCATGATGAGCGGCTTCATCGACGGCTGGGCCGACTATCTGGGTGCGACGATCGACCACTCCCCGCCCGAATACATCGAGAAGTCGGGCGCCGACGTGTTGCCCGAGGCACCCGAACACGACGCCCACGATCAGGTGTTCGTCTTCAAGTCCGAGATCGAGTGGGTCAACGAGTCGGTGAACTTCTACATCTACATGCTCCCCGAGTACGAGTCGCTCACGGAGACGATGATGTCGAACGCCGACACCGACGGCGACGCCATCCCGATCGACAAGCTGGAGACGTTCAACGAGATGACCGAGAGCGGGACCGAACAGGCCGCCAGCAACGTCGAGATGATGACCGGCATCCAGACCGAGGCGGAGGTGACCCAGATCAGTTTCGCCCCGATCACCGACGTGCCAAAGCAGATCGGGACCGAAACCTACGTCGGGACCGTCGTCGAGTTCACCGGCGTCCCCAGCGGGTACCTGCTGGTGCTGTTCGACGAGGAGTCGGCGGTCACCGTCGCCGAGGCGATGATGCCCGTCGAGATTGACAGCGACGAGTTGACCGACCAGCACAAGGCCGCGATCGAGGAGCTGGGCAACATCATGACCAGCGGGTTCGTCGACGGATGGGCCAACGTCCTCCAGACCTCGGTCGATCACACGCCGCCGCGGCTCGTCCACGACATGGGTCGAGCCATCGTCGATCCGCTGGCGGCACAGGTCGGTCAACACCAGGAGCACGCCTTCATCATCGACTCGGAGATGCACACCCCCGATGTCGACTTCGCTGCGGAGATTCACGCACTCCCCAACGAGAAGGAACTCCGGGCGGCACTAGACGACCTGGATGTCGAGCGAGCCGAC